The following proteins are co-located in the Sphingomonas panacis genome:
- a CDS encoding TonB-dependent receptor, producing the protein MLQYSLSSSRRLLAATALCLSLAATPAFAAEPAPAPAPAPAPAPAPADASDTQGLTDIVVTAQKRPESLQKTPISISVISAEGLQDRHVVSLVDLGDGAIPSLKVAPFYSRNSALIVNIRGVGVLSDGNQPARDQGVGVYVDGVYMGRAQGLGTALFDINSIEVLKGPQGTLFGRNTEGGAVNITTKKPTGEFHVNAIGGVGNFGSSKGELHVDLPEFNNISIKIDGVTAHRDPIVKNPLQGAYGFNYYDKQGAHVEALWQPSSDFSADYSFDISRDASTSLYLQLVAPGTNKQAVLGTVQPDRVTVANVGVPEKPSVGDVSGHRLTLEYKIAPSLLLKSITAYRELTQSQYDNGSAATTMSVAPSAANPTGNFTGIGFARYSLAQFRQNQFSQELQAVGDLPNFKYVVGALYYQEHVQDNAQAFNTNAFTNADGSGYAILTGPKFVDYTQQSVDRASYVQTTSMGAFGQGTYTPPLLDDAIHITGGLRWTRDIKHGKLLTVNNALPVDRNGVSGAIHLDHSWSRVDPMVNVAVDVAHGVMVYGKWSTGYKSGGANSRSQEYDEFNPETVSMFEIGAKTEFLDHHARFNVAAYAGSYKDIQVDFSRPYETGGVRTNRTTTSTINAPGTGGLHGVEAELTLLPVRGLTLTGSYAYNYVRIPATVNPYPNAAGAISTIAVPIYQTYTPEHSGSVAADYELPLDGFTVRAHLDGNFDSGFYANANDPVYLGVGAAGNVPQPKGEKATVFNGNIALADIEMANTGAKVSLSFWVRNLFDEQHMFYKALSPTSGVNGFFNEPRTFGGQVQVKF; encoded by the coding sequence ATGTTGCAATATTCGTTGTCTTCGTCGCGCCGCCTGCTGGCCGCGACCGCGCTCTGCCTGAGCCTCGCCGCCACGCCCGCCTTCGCCGCAGAACCGGCGCCTGCCCCTGCCCCTGCCCCTGCCCCTGCCCCTGCCCCTGCCGACGCGAGCGATACGCAGGGCCTCACCGACATCGTCGTGACCGCACAGAAGCGCCCGGAAAGCCTCCAGAAGACGCCGATCTCGATCTCCGTCATCAGCGCGGAAGGGTTGCAGGACCGCCATGTCGTGTCGCTTGTCGATCTCGGCGACGGCGCGATCCCGTCGCTCAAGGTCGCGCCTTTCTATTCGCGCAACTCGGCGCTGATCGTGAACATCCGTGGCGTCGGCGTGCTGTCCGACGGCAACCAGCCGGCGCGCGACCAGGGCGTCGGCGTCTATGTAGATGGCGTGTACATGGGCCGCGCGCAGGGCCTCGGCACCGCCCTGTTCGACATCAACAGCATCGAAGTGCTGAAAGGTCCGCAGGGCACCTTGTTCGGCCGCAACACCGAAGGCGGCGCGGTCAACATCACCACCAAGAAGCCCACCGGCGAGTTCCACGTCAACGCGATCGGCGGGGTCGGCAATTTCGGCAGCTCCAAGGGCGAGCTTCACGTCGACCTGCCCGAGTTCAACAACATCAGCATCAAGATCGATGGCGTCACCGCGCATCGTGACCCGATCGTGAAGAACCCGCTGCAGGGCGCCTATGGCTTCAACTATTACGACAAGCAGGGCGCGCATGTCGAAGCGCTGTGGCAGCCGAGCAGCGACTTCAGCGCGGATTATTCGTTCGACATCTCGCGCGACGCATCGACCTCGCTGTATCTGCAACTGGTCGCACCCGGCACCAACAAGCAGGCGGTACTCGGCACGGTTCAGCCTGATCGCGTCACCGTCGCCAATGTCGGCGTGCCCGAGAAGCCGAGCGTCGGCGACGTCAGCGGCCACCGCCTGACGCTCGAATACAAGATCGCGCCGAGCCTGCTGCTCAAGTCGATCACCGCCTACCGCGAGCTGACGCAGAGCCAATATGACAACGGATCGGCGGCGACGACGATGTCGGTGGCGCCGTCCGCAGCCAACCCGACCGGCAATTTCACCGGCATCGGCTTCGCCCGTTACAGCCTCGCGCAGTTCCGCCAGAACCAGTTCAGCCAGGAACTGCAGGCGGTCGGCGATCTGCCGAACTTCAAATACGTGGTCGGCGCGCTTTATTATCAGGAACACGTCCAGGATAATGCGCAGGCGTTCAATACCAATGCCTTCACCAACGCAGACGGCAGCGGATATGCGATCCTGACCGGTCCGAAGTTCGTCGATTACACCCAGCAGTCGGTCGATCGTGCCAGCTATGTCCAGACCACCAGCATGGGCGCGTTCGGCCAGGGCACCTATACGCCGCCGCTGCTCGACGATGCGATCCACATCACCGGCGGGCTGCGCTGGACCCGCGACATCAAGCACGGCAAGCTGCTGACCGTGAACAACGCGTTGCCGGTCGATCGCAACGGCGTGTCGGGCGCGATCCACCTCGACCATAGCTGGTCGCGCGTCGATCCGATGGTCAACGTCGCGGTCGATGTCGCGCACGGCGTGATGGTCTATGGCAAGTGGAGCACCGGCTACAAATCGGGCGGCGCCAACTCGCGGTCGCAGGAATATGACGAGTTCAACCCGGAAACGGTGTCGATGTTCGAGATCGGCGCGAAGACCGAGTTTCTCGATCACCACGCGCGCTTCAACGTCGCCGCTTATGCCGGCAGCTACAAGGACATCCAGGTCGATTTCAGCCGCCCGTATGAGACCGGCGGCGTGCGCACCAACCGCACCACCACCTCGACGATCAACGCGCCCGGCACGGGTGGCCTGCACGGCGTCGAGGCCGAACTCACGCTGCTGCCGGTGCGCGGGCTGACGCTGACGGGTTCCTACGCCTATAATTACGTCCGCATCCCCGCGACGGTGAACCCGTATCCGAACGCAGCCGGCGCGATCAGCACCATCGCGGTGCCGATCTACCAGACCTACACGCCCGAACATTCGGGCAGCGTCGCGGCCGATTACGAACTGCCGCTCGACGGCTTCACCGTGCGCGCGCATCTCGACGGCAATTTCGATTCAGGGTTCTACGCCAACGCCAATGATCCGGTGTATCTGGGCGTCGGCGCGGCGGGCAACGTGCCCCAGCCCAAGGGTGAAAAGGCGACCGTGTTCAACGGCAACATCGCGCTCGCCGATATCGAAATGGCCAACACCGGCGCGAAGGTCTCGCTGTCGTTCTGGGTGCGCAACCTGTTTGACGAACAGCATATGTTCTACAAGGCGCTCAGC
- a CDS encoding TonB-dependent hemoglobin/transferrin/lactoferrin family receptor translates to MNITVMTSVAALAAALSATPVQARSDAAAPAAPTGAPIDYGQVGDPVVVTGTRIPTPASEIPATVSVITADQIADQLAADIKDLVRFEPGVSVHRAPTRFGAAQGTTGRDGNGGFTIRGLDGNRVLIQVDGVRVPDGFEFGAQSAGRGDYVDLGIVKSVEILRGPASALYGSDGLAGAVSFVTSDPEDFLKGGKRIGGLLRAAYDSSNDQFAETGIIAGRSGQWSAMVSYTRRDGHEYETHGGNTAANATRTAANPQDAQSNAVLGKIVWQPDDANRARLTYDHYDSRVATDVLSGVAPVASAATSVIGLTARDTIKRDRVALDWRYQGDGVIDFAQVTGWYQWAKNRQFTAEDRKTAADRTRINTFDNRVWGLSAELRSDFTVAAIANQLAYGADLSVTRQSGLRDGTVPTPPDVFPTRAFPPTDYLLAGGYLADTIAVADGHLKLFPAVRVDYYKLTPKPDALTPAMPSARQDGSRVSPKLGALLGVTGGTNIFVNYARGFRAPSPTQINQFFANPTQGYTSIPNPNLRPETSETWEAGVRVGSDAVRFAATAFTGGYKGFISQEIVGGAFTPSNPAVFQFINLNRVRIKGAEGSLTLADRSGLNGRVALSYAVGTVTDADGTRTPLSTVDPLKLVMGVGYDDPAKRFGGQLIMTHSAQKELKAADATLYRPGAFTILDATAYLRVAERFTLRAGVFNLLDTKYAWWSDVRGLADSSTVKDAYTQPGRNASVSLSARF, encoded by the coding sequence TTGAACATCACCGTCATGACCAGCGTCGCGGCGCTCGCGGCCGCGCTTTCGGCTACGCCTGTGCAGGCGCGGTCGGACGCCGCCGCCCCGGCGGCGCCCACCGGCGCCCCCATCGATTACGGTCAGGTCGGCGATCCCGTCGTCGTCACCGGCACGCGCATTCCCACCCCGGCGAGCGAAATCCCCGCCACCGTCTCGGTCATCACCGCCGATCAGATCGCCGACCAGCTCGCCGCCGACATCAAGGATCTGGTCCGCTTCGAGCCCGGCGTCAGCGTCCACCGCGCGCCGACCCGCTTCGGCGCGGCGCAGGGGACGACTGGCCGCGACGGCAACGGCGGCTTCACCATCCGCGGGCTCGACGGCAATCGCGTGCTGATCCAGGTCGATGGCGTGCGCGTGCCCGATGGGTTCGAGTTCGGCGCGCAATCGGCCGGGCGCGGCGATTACGTCGATCTCGGCATCGTCAAGTCGGTCGAGATCCTGCGCGGACCCGCCTCGGCCTTGTACGGATCGGATGGTCTCGCCGGCGCGGTCAGCTTCGTGACGAGCGATCCCGAGGATTTCCTCAAAGGTGGCAAGCGCATCGGCGGGCTGCTGCGCGCGGCCTATGATTCGTCGAACGATCAGTTCGCCGAAACGGGGATCATCGCCGGCCGATCCGGGCAGTGGTCGGCGATGGTCTCCTATACCCGCCGCGACGGGCATGAATATGAAACGCACGGCGGCAATACCGCCGCCAACGCGACGCGCACCGCCGCCAATCCGCAGGATGCGCAATCGAACGCGGTGCTCGGCAAGATCGTCTGGCAACCCGACGACGCAAACCGCGCGCGGCTGACCTACGACCATTACGACAGCCGCGTCGCGACCGACGTGCTGAGCGGCGTCGCCCCGGTCGCCTCGGCCGCGACCAGCGTGATCGGCTTGACCGCGCGTGACACGATCAAGCGCGACCGCGTCGCGCTCGACTGGCGCTATCAGGGGGACGGCGTGATCGATTTCGCGCAGGTGACCGGCTGGTACCAATGGGCGAAGAACCGCCAGTTCACCGCCGAGGACCGCAAGACCGCCGCCGACCGCACCCGGATCAACACCTTCGATAATCGCGTCTGGGGGCTGAGCGCCGAACTGCGCAGCGATTTCACCGTCGCTGCAATCGCCAACCAGCTCGCGTACGGCGCCGATCTCAGCGTGACGCGGCAATCGGGCCTGCGCGACGGCACCGTGCCGACGCCGCCCGACGTGTTCCCGACGCGCGCCTTCCCGCCGACCGATTATCTGCTCGCCGGTGGCTATCTTGCCGATACGATCGCGGTGGCGGATGGGCACCTCAAGCTGTTCCCGGCGGTGCGCGTCGATTATTACAAGCTCACGCCCAAGCCCGATGCGCTCACCCCGGCTATGCCGAGCGCCAGACAGGACGGGTCGCGCGTGTCGCCAAAGCTCGGCGCATTGCTCGGCGTCACCGGCGGCACCAATATCTTCGTCAATTACGCGCGCGGTTTCCGCGCGCCCTCGCCGACTCAGATCAACCAGTTCTTCGCGAACCCGACTCAGGGCTACACCTCGATCCCCAACCCCAACCTGCGCCCCGAGACGAGCGAGACCTGGGAAGCGGGCGTGCGCGTCGGCAGCGATGCGGTGCGCTTCGCCGCGACCGCGTTCACCGGCGGCTACAAGGGCTTCATCAGCCAGGAGATCGTCGGCGGTGCCTTCACCCCGTCCAATCCGGCGGTGTTCCAGTTCATCAATCTCAACCGCGTCCGCATCAAGGGCGCCGAGGGCAGCCTCACGCTCGCCGACCGCTCGGGGCTGAACGGCCGGGTCGCGCTGAGCTATGCGGTCGGCACCGTCACCGATGCGGATGGTACGCGCACGCCGCTCTCGACGGTCGATCCGCTCAAGCTGGTGATGGGCGTCGGTTATGACGATCCCGCCAAACGCTTCGGCGGGCAGCTCATCATGACGCATTCGGCGCAAAAGGAACTCAAGGCTGCCGACGCGACGCTCTACCGCCCCGGCGCATTCACGATCCTCGACGCCACCGCTTATCTGCGCGTCGCCGAGCGTTTCACGCTGCGCGCGGGCGTGTTCAACCTGCTCGACACCAAATACGCATGGTGGAGCGACGTGCGCGGGCTGGCCGACAGCTCGACGGTCAAGGATGCCTATACCCAACCGGGCCGCAATGCGTCCGTGTCGCTTTCGGCCCGATTCTGA
- a CDS encoding DUF6607 family protein, with protein MIRRSASLLLAATVFAGALATPAFADGPVATSSAAAQTAAFEADRASILAMAGTFKVTFDMKETTPWRAGYTPIPPKISGGHEVVRVVADTGRTIVLQHLLVVSGDAGNTVVVKHWRQDWVYEPASVLTYAGQGVWKLDDVPAAMRAGRWSQTVWQTDDSPRYGGWGQWTEEGGVRRWRSNWTWRPLARRDAVRHPQYDRYLGINRHSPSPAGWIHWQDNIKMGLVDGKVVPFVQESVLNTYVKDAGFDVKAADDYWAATKDYWAAVRELWDAAVVKGRGVKVAEVAETGSASGARLMGFADDIQAGKLNTADAVAKAGVVIAEVTR; from the coding sequence ATGATACGCCGTTCCGCCTCCCTGCTGCTCGCCGCGACGGTCTTCGCCGGCGCGCTCGCCACCCCCGCTTTCGCCGACGGGCCGGTCGCGACCAGCTCCGCCGCCGCGCAAACCGCTGCGTTCGAGGCCGATCGCGCCTCGATCCTGGCGATGGCGGGCACGTTCAAGGTCACCTTCGACATGAAGGAAACGACGCCGTGGCGCGCAGGCTACACGCCGATTCCGCCTAAGATCAGCGGCGGTCACGAGGTCGTGCGAGTCGTCGCCGATACCGGCCGCACGATCGTCCTCCAGCATCTGCTCGTGGTCAGCGGCGACGCCGGCAACACCGTCGTCGTCAAGCACTGGCGGCAGGATTGGGTGTACGAACCGGCGAGCGTGCTCACCTATGCCGGGCAGGGCGTGTGGAAGCTCGACGACGTGCCAGCGGCGATGCGCGCCGGGCGCTGGTCGCAGACGGTGTGGCAGACCGACGATTCGCCACGCTACGGCGGCTGGGGCCAATGGACCGAGGAGGGCGGCGTGCGGCGCTGGCGCTCGAACTGGACGTGGCGCCCGCTCGCGCGGCGCGACGCCGTGCGGCATCCGCAATATGATCGCTATCTCGGCATCAACCGCCATTCGCCGTCGCCGGCTGGCTGGATTCACTGGCAGGACAATATCAAGATGGGCCTCGTCGACGGCAAAGTCGTGCCGTTCGTCCAGGAATCGGTGCTCAACACCTATGTGAAGGACGCCGGTTTCGACGTGAAGGCGGCGGACGATTATTGGGCGGCGACCAAAGACTATTGGGCGGCGGTGCGCGAGCTGTGGGACGCGGCGGTCGTCAAGGGGAGGGGCGTCAAGGTCGCCGAAGTGGCCGAGACCGGCTCGGCATCGGGCGCGCGGCTGATGGGCTTTGCCGACGATATCCAGGCCGGCAAGCTCAACACCGCCGACGCCGTCGCCAAGGCGGGCGTGGTGATCGCCGAAGTGACTCGCTGA
- a CDS encoding EF-hand domain-containing protein produces MRPCVRSAALAALSALACAAGAQQPAPATGTPAPGQPLATIVAEPVAMMIAACDANGDAIVSRAELATCVAHSFASADAGHKGSIGYIDYGDWARTWLGDANALPSPFEVDSDGDNRITLTELQARFDTIFVRLDRDHDGNLTRAELLTIRSGVGNGDRAPGKRGKKRGGPEAP; encoded by the coding sequence ATGAGACCGTGTGTTCGGAGTGCCGCTCTTGCAGCTTTGTCGGCGCTCGCCTGCGCCGCCGGCGCGCAACAGCCCGCGCCCGCAACCGGCACCCCGGCACCGGGCCAGCCGCTCGCCACGATCGTCGCCGAGCCTGTCGCGATGATGATCGCCGCGTGCGACGCGAACGGCGACGCGATCGTGTCGCGCGCCGAACTCGCGACGTGCGTGGCGCACAGTTTCGCGAGCGCGGACGCCGGCCACAAGGGGTCGATCGGCTATATCGATTATGGCGACTGGGCGCGGACATGGCTGGGTGACGCCAACGCGCTGCCCAGCCCGTTCGAGGTTGATAGTGATGGCGACAACCGCATCACGCTCACCGAACTGCAAGCGCGTTTCGATACGATCTTCGTCCGGCTCGACCGCGACCATGACGGCAATCTCACTCGCGCCGAACTGCTGACGATCCGCAGTGGTGTCGGTAACGGGGACCGCGCGCCGGGCAAGCGCGGCAAGAAACGGGGCGGGCCGGAGGCTCCGTGA
- a CDS encoding HAD hydrolase-like protein has protein sequence MLDPTGPRPARYALAIFDFDGTLADSGDWFLSIADELADRFKFRRVAPGEVESLRGRTTREVIRHLGIPRWKLPAMGRYVHAKLATQIDRIALFDGVKDVIHALAAAGVRIAVVTSNSEHNARAVLGSLAEHIEMFECGASLFGKAPRYRKVLRRMRIAREATLSIGDETRDIAAARKVGIAAGAVLWGYANRDVLLRCEPDMVFERPCEVLEEIFGVPAE, from the coding sequence ATGCTCGATCCGACCGGACCACGCCCCGCACGTTATGCGCTCGCGATCTTCGATTTCGACGGCACGCTCGCCGACAGCGGCGACTGGTTCCTGTCGATCGCCGACGAACTCGCCGATCGCTTCAAGTTCCGCCGTGTCGCCCCCGGCGAAGTCGAATCTCTGCGCGGCCGCACCACCCGCGAGGTGATCCGCCACCTCGGCATCCCGCGCTGGAAGCTGCCCGCGATGGGCCGCTACGTTCACGCCAAGCTCGCCACGCAGATCGATCGCATCGCCTTGTTCGACGGCGTAAAAGACGTGATTCACGCGCTCGCCGCCGCCGGCGTGCGGATCGCGGTCGTCACCTCCAATTCGGAACACAATGCCCGCGCGGTGCTCGGGTCGCTCGCCGAACACATCGAGATGTTCGAATGCGGCGCATCGCTGTTCGGCAAGGCGCCGCGCTACCGCAAGGTGCTGCGCCGGATGCGGATAGCGCGCGAGGCGACGCTCTCGATCGGCGACGAAACCCGCGACATCGCCGCCGCGCGCAAGGTCGGCATCGCCGCCGGCGCCGTGCTGTGGGGCTACGCCAACCGCGATGTCCTCCTGCGCTGCGAACCGGACATGGTGTTCGAGCGCCCGTGCGAAGTGCTCGAGGAAATTTTCGGCGTCCCGGCCGAATAG
- a CDS encoding bifunctional helix-turn-helix transcriptional regulator/GNAT family N-acetyltransferase, protein MDDTLLALRAFNRFHTQFVVGLDAQYLGTPLTLTEARLLYEIGTRGEALAVELQSFLALDPGYASRLLRRFEAEGWIVRGRGSDARQRPVALSEAGQALLADLDTRQRAVLEDRLKPLGDADRRVLVGALDTARGLLSGEERAGYTIRTHRPGDMGMVTARQAILYAEQFGWGAPMEALLGEVTAAFLRSFDPARERCWIAECGGTIAGSIFATDGGGGVAKLRLLYVEPHARGLGIANDLVSRCIAFAREAGYTRMTLWTHTILESARRIYAAHGFRIVATATHTDFGEPVAGETWELAL, encoded by the coding sequence ATGGACGACACCCTCCTCGCGCTCCGCGCCTTCAACCGCTTTCACACCCAGTTCGTCGTTGGCCTCGACGCGCAGTATCTGGGCACGCCGCTGACGCTGACCGAAGCGCGTTTGCTCTACGAAATCGGCACGCGCGGCGAAGCGCTCGCGGTCGAGCTGCAAAGCTTTCTCGCGCTCGATCCCGGCTACGCGAGCCGCCTGCTACGCCGTTTCGAAGCGGAAGGCTGGATCGTGCGGGGGCGTGGCAGCGATGCGCGCCAGCGCCCGGTCGCGCTGAGCGAGGCAGGGCAAGCGCTGCTCGCCGATCTCGACACGCGCCAGCGCGCCGTGCTGGAAGACCGCCTCAAACCGCTGGGAGATGCCGACCGGCGCGTTCTGGTCGGCGCGCTCGATACCGCGCGCGGCCTGCTCTCGGGTGAGGAGCGCGCCGGCTATACGATCCGCACCCACCGCCCCGGCGATATGGGCATGGTCACCGCGCGCCAGGCGATCCTGTACGCCGAACAGTTCGGCTGGGGCGCGCCGATGGAGGCGTTGCTCGGCGAGGTGACGGCGGCGTTCCTGCGCAGCTTCGATCCGGCGCGCGAACGCTGCTGGATCGCCGAATGCGGCGGCACGATCGCGGGTTCGATCTTCGCGACCGACGGGGGCGGGGGCGTCGCCAAGCTGCGCTTGCTTTATGTCGAACCGCACGCGCGGGGGCTCGGCATCGCTAACGATCTCGTCAGCCGCTGCATCGCCTTCGCACGCGAGGCGGGCTACACGCGGATGACGCTGTGGACCCATACGATCCTCGAAAGCGCACGCCGCATCTACGCCGCGCACGGCTTCCGCATCGTCGCCACCGCTACCCACACCGATTTCGGCGAACCCGTGGCCGGCGAGACGTGGGAACTGGCGCTGTAG
- a CDS encoding peroxiredoxin, producing the protein MLGRTIPDVTLKTRVRDESVGGPNPFRWQDVGTGDLFAGKRLVVFSLPGAFTPTCSTEQCPAFERDYDALKAQGVDEVYCISVNDAFVMYQWGRHLGVEKVKLLPDGSGDFTRRMGMLIRKDHLGFGERSWRYAMVVDDGEIVGWFEEPGINDQGLDEDPYGESAPDKVIAWLEANPK; encoded by the coding sequence ATGCTTGGACGGACTATTCCCGACGTTACGTTGAAGACGCGCGTTCGCGACGAGAGCGTCGGCGGCCCCAACCCGTTCCGCTGGCAGGATGTCGGCACCGGCGACCTGTTCGCGGGCAAGCGGCTGGTGGTGTTCAGCCTGCCGGGCGCGTTCACGCCGACCTGCTCGACCGAGCAATGCCCGGCGTTCGAGCGCGATTACGACGCGCTGAAGGCGCAGGGCGTCGACGAGGTCTATTGCATCTCCGTCAACGACGCGTTCGTGATGTACCAATGGGGCCGTCACCTCGGCGTGGAGAAGGTGAAGCTGCTACCCGACGGCTCGGGCGATTTCACGCGGCGGATGGGCATGCTGATCCGCAAGGACCATCTCGGCTTCGGCGAGCGGAGCTGGCGCTATGCGATGGTGGTCGACGATGGCGAGATCGTCGGCTGGTTCGAGGAGCCGGGGATCAACGATCAGGGGCTCGACGAAGACCCCTATGGCGAGAGCGCGCCGGACAAGGTGATCGCGTGGCTGGAGGCCAACCCGAAGTAA
- a CDS encoding NAD-dependent deacylase, with product MSKIRNIVILTGAGISAESGLATFRGPGGLWEGHRVEDVCTPEALAHDPELVHGFYDARRAALATAAPNAAHVALARLDAEWPGDLLIVTQNVDDLHERAGATRVLHMHGELRSALCALCGVRTEWSDDLPPGEPCPNCDAPALRPDIVFFGEMPYQMERIEQALADADLFVSIGTSGAVYPAAGFVQGARAYGADTLELNLEASAGSAYFAATRLGPASKLVPEWVDAMLA from the coding sequence ATGTCCAAGATCCGCAACATCGTCATCCTCACCGGCGCCGGCATCTCCGCCGAGAGCGGGCTTGCCACGTTTCGCGGACCCGGCGGATTGTGGGAGGGCCACCGTGTCGAGGATGTCTGTACGCCCGAGGCGCTCGCGCACGATCCCGAACTGGTCCACGGCTTCTACGATGCGCGGCGTGCGGCGCTTGCGACGGCCGCACCCAATGCCGCGCATGTCGCGCTGGCGCGGCTCGATGCCGAATGGCCGGGCGATTTGCTGATCGTCACGCAGAATGTCGATGATCTGCACGAGCGCGCGGGCGCGACGCGTGTGCTCCACATGCACGGCGAGTTGCGATCGGCGCTGTGCGCCTTGTGCGGGGTGCGGACCGAGTGGAGCGACGACCTGCCGCCCGGCGAGCCGTGTCCGAACTGCGATGCGCCGGCGCTCAGGCCCGACATCGTCTTTTTCGGCGAGATGCCGTACCAGATGGAGCGGATCGAACAGGCACTGGCCGACGCCGATCTGTTCGTGTCGATCGGCACCTCGGGCGCGGTCTATCCGGCGGCTGGGTTCGTGCAGGGCGCGCGGGCGTATGGCGCGGATACGCTCGAACTCAATCTGGAAGCCTCGGCCGGGAGTGCCTATTTCGCCGCGACACGGCTTGGCCCGGCGAGTAAGCTGGTGCCGGAGTGGGTCGATGCGATGCTGGCCTGA
- the dapB gene encoding 4-hydroxy-tetrahydrodipicolinate reductase has product MTAIGILGSAGKMGQAIAAAVPDLGGTVAGGIDAGADRAALAALAERADVLVDFSSPSALAANLAAARTAGTPILIGTTGLSAAHHAFVKEAASEIAVLQTGNVSLGVTLLAKLVREAAGRLGSDWDIEIVEMHHRHKVDAPSGTALLLAEAAATGRGIALSEAKVTDRAGLTGARSEGTIGMASLRGGSVAGDHMVVFAGEGERVEIGHRAENRAIFARGAVTAALWLAGKPAGSYTMAEVLGV; this is encoded by the coding sequence ATGACGGCGATCGGCATCTTGGGAAGCGCTGGCAAGATGGGCCAGGCCATCGCGGCGGCGGTGCCCGATCTCGGCGGCACGGTCGCGGGCGGCATCGATGCCGGCGCCGATCGCGCCGCGCTCGCCGCGCTGGCCGAGCGCGCCGACGTGCTGGTCGATTTCTCCTCACCCTCCGCGCTCGCCGCCAATCTCGCCGCCGCACGCACCGCCGGCACGCCGATCCTGATCGGCACCACGGGCCTCAGCGCCGCGCATCACGCCTTCGTCAAGGAAGCCGCGAGCGAGATCGCGGTGCTCCAGACCGGCAACGTCTCGCTCGGCGTCACGCTGCTCGCCAAGCTGGTGCGCGAGGCGGCCGGGCGGCTCGGCAGCGATTGGGACATCGAGATCGTCGAGATGCACCACCGCCACAAGGTCGATGCCCCGTCGGGCACCGCGCTGCTGCTCGCCGAGGCGGCGGCGACGGGGCGGGGGATCGCTCTGTCGGAGGCCAAGGTGACCGACCGCGCCGGGCTGACCGGCGCGCGTTCCGAGGGGACGATCGGCATGGCGTCCTTACGCGGCGGCTCGGTCGCGGGCGATCACATGGTCGTGTTCGCGGGTGAGGGCGAGCGCGTCGAGATCGGCCACCGCGCCGAGAACCGCGCGATCTTCGCGCGCGGCGCGGTCACCGCGGCGCTGTGGCTCGCCGGCAAGCCCGCCGGCAGCTACACGATGGCGGAAGTGTTGGGCGTCTGA
- the nth gene encoding endonuclease III: MKKSDVIEFYARLAADNPHPETELEAGNPFQLVVAVALSAQATDVGVNKATRALFEEVKTPEQMVALGEEGLKRHIKTIGLFNTKAKNVIALSEKLIADFGGEVPADRDALETLPGVGRKTANVVMNVAFGAETFAVDTHIFRVGNRTGLARGKTPLAVELKLDKATPAPFRLHAHHWLILHGRYVCKARKPECWRCIVADLCAYKPKTPPPATAARAT; this comes from the coding sequence GTGAAGAAGTCCGACGTCATCGAGTTCTACGCGCGACTCGCCGCCGACAATCCGCACCCCGAGACCGAGCTCGAAGCGGGCAATCCGTTCCAGCTCGTCGTCGCGGTCGCGCTCTCCGCGCAGGCGACCGATGTCGGCGTCAACAAGGCGACGCGCGCGCTGTTCGAGGAGGTCAAGACCCCCGAACAGATGGTCGCGCTCGGCGAGGAGGGGCTGAAACGGCACATCAAGACGATCGGCCTGTTCAACACCAAGGCCAAGAACGTCATCGCTCTGTCGGAAAAGCTGATCGCCGATTTCGGCGGCGAAGTCCCCGCCGACCGCGACGCGCTGGAGACCTTGCCCGGCGTCGGTCGCAAGACCGCCAACGTGGTGATGAATGTCGCGTTCGGCGCGGAGACCTTCGCGGTCGACACGCACATCTTTCGCGTCGGCAACCGCACCGGCCTCGCGCGCGGCAAGACACCGCTGGCGGTCGAACTCAAGCTCGACAAGGCGACGCCCGCACCGTTCCGCCTGCACGCGCACCATTGGCTGATCCTGCACGGCCGCTACGTCTGCAAGGCGCGAAAGCCCGAATGCTGGCGCTGCATCGTCGCCGATCTGTGCGCCTACAAACCCAAGACGCCACCCCCCGCCACCGCCGCACGCGCCACGTGA